A window of Rhododendron vialii isolate Sample 1 chromosome 11a, ASM3025357v1 contains these coding sequences:
- the LOC131307180 gene encoding uncharacterized protein LOC131307180 has translation MQQAFSVHSKSVKLKHASLDIWPLTWCFIAKLQRIGWCLILLSYSDLCPRCNLERKDLKHLFFDCPLSANIWLQLPAIQGALTASMEEWKEWLHTNVNHSRTNSRGYFLSVLVLVTLRKIWLAKNGKVFDDVIVSSFDICFTSAKFAHEIVKSFTSVACAKPRQIRLIAWNFPGMGKLKLNTDGNPG, from the exons ATGCAGCAGGCTTTTTCTGTTCATTCGAAAAGCGTGAAGCTAAAGCACGCTTCTCTTGACATTTGGCCGCTCACT TGGTGTTTTATCGCTAAATTACAGCGTATTGGCTGGTGCTTGATTTTGCTCTCAT ATAGTGATCTTTGCCCTCGTTGCAATTTggagagaaaagatctcaagCACCTATTTTTTGACTGCCCTCTTAGTGCTAACATTTGGTTGCAGTTACCCGCAATCCAAGGAGCCCTCACGGCTAGCATGGAGGAATGGAAAGAGTGGCTTCATACCAACGTCAACCACTCCAGAACAAACTCACGGGGTTATTTCTTAAGTGTCCTAGTTTTAGTTACACTTCGAAAAATTTGGCTTGCTAAAAATGGAAAAGTCTTTGATGATGTCATTGTTAGTTCATTTGATATTTGCTTTACTAGTGCTAAATTTGCCCATGAAATTGTGAAGAGTTTTACATCTGTTGCTTGTGCTAAACCTAGACAAATTAGACTGATTGCATGGAATTTTCCAGGTATGGGAAAGCTGAAGTTAAACACTGATGGAAATCCGGGATAA
- the LOC131307181 gene encoding dolichol-phosphate mannosyltransferase subunit 1-like codes for MTEVLVELKTLSKGCRRWYGQDLILLRARPKKLGLFLISGIAYVHGLKHASGNFVLIMDADLLHHLLSYEMFQRRKRSSEGSQMAVVLMTKYDSVINRELMTWKSMIEGCGAHGLGFEALNFFRQMVEEGFLGALLAACRVHGNKNEEIKCVAKWLLDLEPKNAGHNT; via the exons ATGACTGAAGTCCTGGTGGAACTAAAAACCTTGTCAAAAGGTTGCAGGAGGTGGTATGGACAAGATCTTATT CTGTTGAGGGCTAGACCCAAGAAACTCGGATTAT TTTTAATTTCAGGGATTGCTTATGTTCACGGTTTGAAGCATGCCTCGGGCAATTTTGTCCTAATCATGGACGCGGACTTATTGCACCAT CTATTAAGTTACGAAATGTTCCAAAGGCGCAAACGTTCAAGTGAGGGTAGTCAAATGGCGGTCGTACTAATG ACTAAGTATGATAGTGTGATAAATAGAGAACTCATGAcatggaaatcgatgattgagGGCTGTGGAGCCCATGGGCTAGGTTTTGAAGCCCTAAATTTTTTCcgtcaaatggtggaagaag GATTTTTGGGAGCGTTATTGGCAGCGTGTAGAGTTCATGGGAACAAAAATGAGGAGATCAAATGTGTAGCAAAATGGCTCTTAGATTTGGAACCTAAAAATGCTGGCCACAATACTTAG